One Monomorium pharaonis isolate MP-MQ-018 chromosome 4, ASM1337386v2, whole genome shotgun sequence DNA segment encodes these proteins:
- the LOC105829336 gene encoding uncharacterized protein LOC105829336 isoform X2, producing MKITKYLYCTLACICLLKVANSEIPRIKFERQLLNALNAEKTTKSKRPFCNAFTGCGRFISEEKREKKKGFATLQDLPNLEVISNNVQLPVSLYKALLNAAKQNVWKTMDREEYDYQLQQIPQIYLSGQIPLRDTMES from the exons ATTACCAAATATCTATACTGTACTCTGGCTTGCATATGCCTGCTGAAGGTGGCAAATAGTGAGATTCCGAGAATCAAG TTCGAACGGCAGCTTCTAAATGCCCTAAACGCTGAGAAAACAACCAAGTCAAAGAGACCATTTTGCAATGCTTTCACag GATGCGGCAGATTTATATcggaagaaaaaagagagaagaaaaaaggatTTGCCACACTGCAAGATTTACCAAACCTTGAAGTGATAAGCAACAACGTTCAGCTTCCGGTTTCTCTGTATAAGGCATTGTTGAATGCCGCCAAACAGAACGTTTGGAAAACGATGGATCGCGAAGAATATGATTATCAATTACAACAAATACCACAGATTTATCTCTCGGGTCAAATTCCTCTACGTGATACGATGGAAAGCTAA
- the LOC105829336 gene encoding uncharacterized protein LOC105829336 isoform X1, protein MKITKYLYCTLACICLLKVANSEIPRIKNSLLQFERQLLNALNAEKTTKSKRPFCNAFTGCGRFISEEKREKKKGFATLQDLPNLEVISNNVQLPVSLYKALLNAAKQNVWKTMDREEYDYQLQQIPQIYLSGQIPLRDTMES, encoded by the exons ATTACCAAATATCTATACTGTACTCTGGCTTGCATATGCCTGCTGAAGGTGGCAAATAGTGAGATTCCGAGAATCAAG AATTCACTTTTACAGTTCGAACGGCAGCTTCTAAATGCCCTAAACGCTGAGAAAACAACCAAGTCAAAGAGACCATTTTGCAATGCTTTCACag GATGCGGCAGATTTATATcggaagaaaaaagagagaagaaaaaaggatTTGCCACACTGCAAGATTTACCAAACCTTGAAGTGATAAGCAACAACGTTCAGCTTCCGGTTTCTCTGTATAAGGCATTGTTGAATGCCGCCAAACAGAACGTTTGGAAAACGATGGATCGCGAAGAATATGATTATCAATTACAACAAATACCACAGATTTATCTCTCGGGTCAAATTCCTCTACGTGATACGATGGAAAGCTAA